The genomic stretch AGTACCTACCAGAGGGTTTGCCTGAGTATCCTTTATCCGAATCGGAAGAGTGGGAAACACTTGATTTGTTTGCCGATGCCGTTCTGGCGGAGGCTGTAAGGTATGTTGGGGCATAACATTCTGCCCTATCCTCCTGAAACGCATCCATAACTATCCACCATAACGCTCGATTCTCGCGTTGTGGTGGATAGCGACTTATCCCGCTGCTGGTGTGTCGACAATCAGGGCATCGGTTCCAAATCATCGAATCTGGTCAGAGGCAGTAAGGTGCAACCCTGCAAATCCTGCAACAAGCTTGGTTTGCGCTGATAACCAACAATCTGGCCTCGCTCATCTATCGCCATATTAACAACGGTTCCTAACTGGATTCCATCCACCATAATTACCGGAGTGCCGGTAATTTGATGCGCCTGTTTGATCAAGGCATCTACCTCAGAATCATCACTGATTGGCTCGCCCCGAACGATGAGTACATTGCAGAGACTTAGCACCTGATCCCACCGAATCCCATGGGGGGGAACGGAGCAATCCACCGCGATCGTTAAGGATGGCAACGACCCTCGTGGGTGGCTGATCGAGGATGACATCTTAGCCCATCGCCATCCGCTCTCCAGTGGCTTGAGCAATGATCGATTTACCAAAGAGACTATTAACCGTTGTCATGGATACGACTCCTTTTGAGTTGTATCTTGCAACCCAGAGTCAAAGCACATCGTGTTCCATGAACGGTCGGCGGGGTGGTTTGGCGTTCTGTGGGCACCCAGTGGATTTGGCCAGTATTAATTCCCATGGCATCTCGCTTCGATAGATGCCATGGGGGATTGTTAGGCGGTGCGATACTACTGTTCCCACGCGGTGATGGCCTCGCGGAGCAACGCCAGATCGGCGGGAACCAAGGTTAACACCGTGCCATTGCGGCGCAAGGCAAGCCCCCATGCGGTGGCGATCACACCCAAGGGACTGGCGGATTGCGGGGTTCCCCAGTCATCGGCAGTCGCTTCTACATCCTCAAGCAACGCTTCGGCCATGGTATAGGCTTCTTCATCACCGACCAACTCTTCCTCGCGAATGATGGCCGCCAGTTGCAGGATTCGGCTGACTTGGGCGAGGCGGACGCGGCGGGTCATGTTGACATCAACGGTGGTCATGGCTATCATCCTTCTGCGGGTGAGGTTGCGCTCTGCAATTCGTTGCCTCACCCGTGTACGACCCTTTATCCCTTTTGCGAGGGATGAAGGGTTTATTTGTTGGCCGACAATCGGGCATGGATTTGGTCGCGAACGCACTGCTCATGAGCGGCAATCTGCTGGGCATCGGCGTGGCGACCTGCAAGTGTGGCGCGGAGCCAGTTGCGATTGAGCAGAATCAAGGTGGCGGTCAGGGCTTCAAGCGGGGTAGCGATGTATTGCTGGGGGAACGGTGCGGGCATCGGGCGGAGGTCGGTGATTTGAACGGTGAGGTGGAGGTCGGCTCCGAGCAAGGCCAATGGTGGCGGTGGCGCATCGTCGAGATCCTGCAACCGGAAGCGGTGTCCGGCCATCAGCGCCTCAATTTTCTTGGGGAATGTGCCAAGCGATACGCCGTCAAGCATCGCTTCATACCGGTTTTGATCGGGCAGATAGCGGACGGTGGTGGATGGAAGGGCCATACAAACCTCCTGTATGTATTTCATGTTATGACAAGTATACCACATGTGGGGCAGAGAAGTCAATAAAAAAACAGGATATCATCTGATAATTTGATGATTTCTCCTGACCATGCTATGCTGTAGGGCATCGATGGTGGTTTCTCATGGAGGCTTTATGGCAGTACATGCAGCATTGAAGTTATTGATTACCCAAGAAAATGTGGCGCGGCTCCAACGGCGTGAACCGGCGCTCACCATCCAGATGTTGGCGGAGGTGACGGGGCTGGCCACCTCGACGATTACGGGCCTGACGACGGGGCGGGCCAATCGGATTGATTTTCGCACGATTGATACCCTCTGTCGGTTCTTTCAGGTGCAGCCTGGGGCGTTGCTTGTGTGGACTCCTGAGGAGGATGACGGAACGCTTGCTCCTGAGTAAGCATGGTATGCTTAAGCGAACCGTCCCCCGATGTATGTGGAGGCTCCTTTATGGCTCATGGATTAAGTGATACCTCGCGGCGTGCCCAAGCGATGCAGTATGCGATTCTGCGCCAGTTGTCGCCATCTCGTCGCGGAGCGTTGGCCTTGGCCTTGAGTCGCACCGTCCTCGTTGCGTCCCGCCGGGGGATTCTCCAACGCCATCCACAGGCAACGCCCCATGCCGTGCTTGCTCAGATCTTGCAGATTAATTATGCTGTGCCAGCGCTGCCGCTGGCAGCATGGAGTGCATCAATGCTTGCCGATCCATTATTAGCCGAGGCTATCCAGCCCGTGGTTGCCCTGTTTGAGCGGTTAGGGGTGGTCTATCATCTTGGGGGATCACTGGCCAGCTCGCTGCATGGTATGCCGCGAGCGACCTTGGATGTTGATCTCGTGGCCCAACTTGAGCCAGCCCATATTCCGGTGTTGGTCGCTGAATTATCGCCCCTGTTTTATTGTTCAGAAACGGAAATGCAGGATGCGCTGGCCCATGACACCATGTTCCCCTCGTTTAATCTGATTCATCTCACCATGGGGGTTAAAATTGATGTCTTTGTGCCGCAGCCCAGCCCGTATTTGCACTCGCGGCTTTCTCGGTCGGTGGCGATCGCGTTGGATGAGCAGACTCCTGCAACGGTGGTCCGGGTGGCGGCAGTAGAAGATATGATTCTCACGAAGCTCCTCTGGTATGAGGCAGGCAACCGCACCTCGGATCGCCAATGGGGGGATATTGTCGGTATGCTGGCGATCCAGCAGACGACGATGGATTGGGAGTATCTCACGATGTGGGCAGCGTCACTGGGGGTGACGGAATTGCTGCGGCTGGCAACCGATCAGGCATTCGATGCGGCTCCCTGATCGGCAGCATAGGCGAGGCAGGCCACGATATCGTCATAGGTCAGCATGGGGAAATCTTCGAGCACCTCGGTAATGGTCATGCCAGCGGCGAGATAGCCGAGGATATCGGCAACCGTGATGCGCAGACCCCGAATACAGGGATGTCCGCTGCGTTTGCCTGGCTCGAGGGTAATGCGGGATTGATAGGATGACTTCATGATACGCGTCCTTTCTGGTGTTAATGCTCCTGCTCGTAGACCCCGATTTGCCACAGCGGTGGTTTCTGCCAAAGGAGGGTCAATGATCGATGATGCGGAATTGATGCGGTTAAATGCCCAGTTCTGGCGTGTGCCAACGTTGGCCGATCTCATTGCGGAACAATCGCCACGGGTGATTCAGTCGTTGGCGGATTTCGCCGCGCCATGGTGGCCGGATGACGAATCTGCCGAGGCGTTTGATGCGTTTCTAGCCGAATCTCGTGCCGAGCCGGAGCCACCGCGCTGGTCGCTGTGTCCGAATGAGCACGTGACGTTCGCCGCTGTGCGGTCATGACGAT from Herpetosiphon gulosus encodes the following:
- a CDS encoding helix-turn-helix transcriptional regulator — encoded protein: MAVHAALKLLITQENVARLQRREPALTIQMLAEVTGLATSTITGLTTGRANRIDFRTIDTLCRFFQVQPGALLVWTPEEDDGTLAPE
- a CDS encoding DUF433 domain-containing protein, producing the protein MKSSYQSRITLEPGKRSGHPCIRGLRITVADILGYLAAGMTITEVLEDFPMLTYDDIVACLAYAADQGAASNA